A genomic window from Sporosarcina sp. Marseille-Q4063 includes:
- a CDS encoding type 1 glutamine amidotransferase family protein: MQTKKVFLYVFNTMSDWEYGYLIAELNSGRYFKKDLAPLKVITVGANKEMITTMGGLSIKPDISLDECTLESKDLLILPGGTTWSEEIHQPILERIGQALKLGTIVAAICGATEGLANMGYLDTRKHTSNNLEYTKMVCPNYKGEKFYELGSAVSDANLVTASGIAPLEFAMEVLKKIDVFAPDTLHSWYNLNKTYKPEYFFQLMNSISR; this comes from the coding sequence ATGCAAACAAAAAAAGTTTTTCTATATGTATTTAATACAATGTCGGACTGGGAATATGGATATTTAATTGCTGAACTAAACTCAGGAAGATATTTCAAAAAAGATTTAGCGCCTTTAAAAGTAATTACAGTAGGAGCTAATAAAGAAATGATTACTACTATGGGAGGACTGAGCATAAAACCAGATATTTCCCTTGATGAATGTACGCTTGAGAGTAAAGATCTTTTAATTTTACCAGGAGGGACTACTTGGAGTGAAGAAATTCATCAACCTATCTTGGAAAGAATTGGTCAAGCTTTAAAGCTTGGCACTATTGTTGCTGCAATTTGTGGTGCAACTGAGGGCCTCGCGAATATGGGATACTTAGATACTAGAAAGCATACAAGTAATAACTTAGAATATACTAAAATGGTATGTCCTAACTATAAAGGAGAAAAATTCTACGAGTTGGGATCTGCGGTATCTGATGCGAATTTAGTTACTGCATCAGGAATAGCTCCTCTGGAATTTGCGATGGAGGTACTGAAAAAAATAGATGTATTTGCACCAGATACATTGCATTCATGGTATAACCTAAATAAGACTTATAAACCTGAATACTTCTTCCAGTTAATGAATTCAATAAGTAGATGA
- a CDS encoding glutaredoxin family protein, which yields MKHNVTVYTNTQCPVCRMVKDFLNDLDIPFNEINVDINPIAMIKLIVKTKRLTVPQTNINGEWISGFDPVGILTAINAKSEI from the coding sequence ATGAAGCATAACGTAACGGTATATACTAATACGCAATGTCCTGTATGTCGAATGGTGAAGGACTTTCTAAATGATTTGGATATACCTTTTAATGAAATAAATGTGGATATCAATCCAATTGCCATGATAAAACTTATTGTGAAAACAAAAAGACTTACGGTTCCACAAACAAATATAAACGGAGAATGGATTTCGGGATTTGACCCAGTGGGTATATTGACAGCAATAAATGCTAAAAGTGAAATTTGA
- a CDS encoding cation diffusion facilitator family transporter, with the protein MGHHHDHTHGANKKVLLISFFIIATYMIVEVIGGYLTNSLALLADAGHMLSDAISLAIALIAFKLGEKVATKSKTFGYKRFEILAAVLNGATLIVIALFIFYEAIRRFSNPPEVATTGMLIVSSIGLAVNILVAWIMMRGGDVEENLNMRGAYLHVISDMLGSVGAIVAALLIMFLGWGWADPLASVVVAALVLRSGYYVSKSSLHVLMEGTPQNVDINEVIQTIEKTKGIQSVHDLHVWSITSGLNALSCHAVVDDKMSIAESEKLLHKIEHDLEYKGIQHVTIQLETSAHRHDDSILCEMKAETSDHRHHEIKGGG; encoded by the coding sequence ATGGGACATCATCACGACCATACACATGGCGCGAATAAGAAAGTGTTATTAATATCATTCTTTATCATTGCAACTTATATGATTGTAGAAGTCATAGGGGGCTACTTAACAAATAGCCTTGCCCTTTTAGCAGATGCCGGTCATATGCTAAGTGATGCAATTTCGTTAGCGATTGCATTAATTGCATTTAAGTTAGGAGAAAAGGTAGCGACTAAAAGTAAGACATTTGGCTATAAACGTTTTGAAATTTTAGCTGCCGTGTTAAATGGTGCGACGTTAATTGTCATTGCTTTGTTTATTTTCTATGAAGCAATCAGGCGTTTTTCAAATCCGCCCGAAGTAGCAACAACAGGCATGTTGATTGTCAGTAGCATTGGCCTAGCTGTTAATATTCTAGTTGCCTGGATTATGATGCGTGGAGGGGATGTAGAAGAGAACTTGAATATGCGCGGGGCATACTTGCATGTAATAAGTGATATGCTTGGTTCTGTCGGGGCTATTGTGGCTGCACTGCTAATCATGTTTTTGGGATGGGGATGGGCAGATCCGTTAGCGAGTGTTGTCGTAGCTGCGCTGGTTTTACGAAGTGGCTATTACGTATCGAAATCTAGCCTACATGTGCTTATGGAAGGTACACCGCAAAATGTAGATATAAACGAAGTGATTCAAACAATCGAAAAAACAAAAGGAATTCAAAGTGTTCATGATTTACATGTTTGGTCGATTACAAGTGGCTTAAATGCACTTTCTTGCCATGCAGTTGTCGATGATAAAATGTCAATTGCAGAAAGTGAGAAATTGCTTCATAAAATTGAACATGATCTTGAATATAAAGGTATTCAGCATGTAACAATTCAATTGGAAACGTCAGCGCATCGGCATGACGATTCGATATTATGTGAAATGAAGGCTGAAACATCAGATCATCGCCATCATGAAATCAAAGGTGGAGGTTAA
- a CDS encoding acetamidase/formamidase family protein, which produces MTVLSHDSGIIYEFNKENPPTKVISSGTTITIETYDCFQNQIQSEETVVTAIDWNKINPATGPIFIKDAMPGDILKVKIEKIEIGDQGVMVVGPDLGIMGHKIEEMESKILPIKNDEILFNEIAIPLNKMIGVIGVAPEGEGVNCGTPGAHGGNMDNKMVAEGATIYFPVFVEGALFGLGDLHAAMGDGEVSVSGVEVPGAVTVKLEVIKGESLVHPMLENEEVFTQIVSAVTLDEAAKLSASLMIERISEKSGLPISEVSMLMSAIGQSEICQVVDPLMTARFAVPKWLLEKLNVSLIG; this is translated from the coding sequence ATGACAGTATTATCCCATGATTCAGGAATCATTTATGAATTCAATAAAGAAAACCCACCTACGAAGGTGATATCTTCAGGAACGACAATCACCATTGAAACGTATGATTGTTTTCAAAATCAAATTCAATCCGAAGAAACTGTCGTTACAGCAATTGATTGGAATAAAATTAACCCAGCAACAGGACCTATCTTTATAAAAGACGCAATGCCTGGAGATATTCTGAAAGTCAAAATAGAGAAAATCGAAATTGGAGACCAAGGCGTCATGGTAGTTGGCCCGGATTTAGGAATAATGGGTCATAAAATTGAAGAGATGGAATCAAAAATACTCCCGATAAAAAATGATGAAATCTTGTTCAATGAAATTGCCATCCCGTTGAATAAAATGATTGGTGTCATCGGTGTTGCTCCTGAAGGCGAAGGTGTCAATTGCGGGACGCCGGGTGCGCATGGCGGAAATATGGATAATAAAATGGTGGCAGAAGGGGCTACAATTTATTTCCCGGTGTTTGTTGAGGGTGCGCTCTTTGGTCTTGGTGACCTTCACGCAGCAATGGGAGACGGTGAGGTGAGCGTCTCGGGCGTTGAAGTGCCGGGAGCTGTAACAGTTAAATTGGAAGTCATCAAAGGCGAAAGTTTGGTGCATCCAATGTTGGAAAACGAAGAGGTATTTACGCAAATCGTTTCAGCTGTGACATTGGATGAGGCGGCGAAATTATCGGCATCACTGATGATTGAGCGTATCTCTGAAAAATCCGGTCTTCCAATTAGTGAAGTTAGTATGCTGATGAGTGCAATTGGACAGTCCGAGATTTGTCAAGTTGTCGATCCTCTCATGACTGCTCGATTTGCTGTGCCAAAGTGGCTGTTGGAAAAACTGAATGTAAGTTTAATTGGTTAG
- a CDS encoding VanZ family protein, protein MRIKQHKLILTILIIYTALILYFLFFGVGRPGAAITVHEYRFNLIPNIIQLRFPTLSDFTHFRFFDIGNFAGFIPFGILIPMLYRCNFFRFISFFLLSILILETVQMLTYLGSFDINDAIVNSLGAVVGFCAYKIGFRFKSNRKKLLVTVMSVVILSIGVIGFSELLNKAFTKKEGPSVALNELESNLNVPMDRSLQSFEIGHEKVEPKINLYGSEGNNVEIFTYEFGGKDVVLSLNYGIPDSASDYYGEVIVSVDGKEIETNSIDKEYRDIVSSEFNIDKVNELTITIKGNVKVWDVTFKEMNYWWH, encoded by the coding sequence ATGAGAATAAAGCAACATAAACTAATCCTTACCATATTAATAATCTATACAGCTTTGATCTTATACTTTTTGTTTTTTGGTGTTGGTAGACCCGGTGCGGCAATAACAGTTCATGAATATCGTTTTAATTTAATACCGAATATAATTCAATTGAGATTCCCAACGTTATCGGATTTTACACATTTTCGGTTTTTTGACATAGGTAATTTTGCAGGATTTATTCCTTTTGGTATATTGATCCCTATGCTATATCGCTGTAATTTTTTTAGATTTATTTCATTTTTTCTTTTGTCAATCCTTATACTAGAAACTGTGCAAATGCTAACTTATCTCGGTAGTTTTGATATAAATGATGCAATCGTGAATTCACTGGGTGCGGTAGTAGGATTTTGTGCATACAAAATCGGATTTCGTTTTAAGAGTAATCGGAAAAAACTTCTTGTCACTGTTATGTCTGTTGTAATCCTTTCAATAGGCGTAATCGGTTTTTCGGAATTGCTAAACAAAGCGTTCACAAAAAAAGAAGGACCAAGTGTAGCTTTAAATGAACTAGAGAGTAACTTAAACGTTCCTATGGATAGAAGTCTCCAAAGTTTCGAAATTGGACATGAAAAAGTTGAACCAAAAATAAACTTGTATGGTAGCGAAGGCAATAATGTGGAAATATTCACCTATGAATTTGGGGGTAAAGATGTTGTGCTTTCTTTAAACTATGGGATTCCAGATAGTGCTAGTGACTATTATGGTGAAGTAATTGTTTCCGTTGATGGGAAAGAGATTGAAACCAATTCTATAGACAAAGAATATCGTGACATAGTCTCTTCCGAATTTAATATCGACAAGGTAAATGAACTTACAATCACAATTAAAGGGAATGTAAAGGTATGGGATGTTACATTTAAAGAAATGAATTATTGGTGGCATTAA
- a CDS encoding YafY family protein: MAKTDNLLAILWMLSSGEKITAKQISEKLEINIRTVYRYIDTLSISGVPIISDAGHNGGYTLLDNFIEAPLFFDFEEQTSLFHAAIFAEEAGYYGDEALNRAISKLRKYSNQEQETKINQHLTSLEVISRLSPPAMEPFLKELEQAVADGYSVKILYHKSGEGQSKYRLVDPYRIIYWNNKWYVIGFCHLRNDIRSFRIDRMENLMLAENKFNRPENFSARDFFMKNLVPTMEDKEGIISLVINGDKRALGDICQHWFLGHYLQEWTSNQAVFLLEKDVIHTYVPNLLLPYGKSIRVIEPTSLKKRLVEVLSELIKFHQI; this comes from the coding sequence ATGGCTAAAACTGATAATTTACTAGCAATTCTATGGATGCTTAGTTCAGGTGAAAAAATTACTGCAAAACAAATTTCAGAAAAGTTAGAGATAAATATAAGAACTGTATATCGTTATATTGATACACTTTCAATAAGTGGTGTACCTATAATTTCAGACGCAGGACATAATGGTGGATATACTTTATTGGACAATTTTATTGAAGCTCCTCTTTTTTTTGATTTTGAGGAGCAAACCTCGCTATTTCACGCTGCTATTTTTGCAGAAGAAGCGGGATATTATGGAGATGAAGCATTAAATAGGGCTATTTCAAAGCTAAGAAAATATTCGAATCAAGAGCAGGAAACAAAGATAAATCAACATTTAACTAGTCTTGAAGTAATAAGTCGATTAAGTCCCCCCGCTATGGAACCTTTTTTGAAGGAGTTGGAGCAGGCCGTAGCTGACGGATACTCTGTAAAAATTCTATACCATAAAAGTGGCGAAGGGCAATCAAAGTATAGATTGGTGGATCCGTACAGGATTATTTATTGGAATAATAAGTGGTATGTGATTGGATTTTGTCATCTTAGGAATGATATCCGTAGTTTTAGAATAGATCGAATGGAAAATCTAATGTTAGCTGAAAATAAGTTTAACCGACCAGAAAATTTTTCAGCACGTGACTTTTTTATGAAAAACCTTGTTCCAACTATGGAAGATAAGGAAGGGATTATTTCTTTGGTTATTAATGGAGATAAAAGGGCATTGGGTGATATTTGTCAACATTGGTTTTTAGGACATTATTTACAAGAGTGGACTTCAAATCAAGCAGTATTTCTCCTTGAAAAAGATGTGATACATACATATGTACCTAATTTACTTTTACCGTACGGTAAATCTATTCGAGTTATTGAGCCAACCAGTCTTAAGAAGAGGCTGGTTGAAGTTTTGTCGGAATTAATAAAATTTCATCAAATTTGA
- a CDS encoding C45 family peptidase, whose product MNHYHSDVVQFRGTHYDFGYMQGELLMASPILFNREKQWAAKRKRHFAINEEEAIQLFSKFLPSMLDELQGLADAFNLTMEDAFREFGGYYVDYEESGCSILTGSKFMIRNYDSHPGYYEGRYVIYQPTDTGYATIGPSMQITGRTDGMNEKGLAMGYNFINRVGSENGFVCNMIGRIILETCANVEEAITLLKEIPHRTSFNYVLVDPSGETFVVEASPRQVIARRSNISTNHFEVLTEENRYRTDDSLRRHKVLESQLSDNLDVYEAYQQLNNQEKEIFSSKYDASAGTIHTSAYLPREKKALFAIGGNRMPVIFDFSRFLDGERINIKQIKGMLSYHTPFVNMDRIYDS is encoded by the coding sequence ATGAATCATTATCATAGTGATGTCGTTCAGTTCAGAGGAACTCATTATGATTTCGGTTATATGCAAGGGGAGTTGTTAATGGCGTCTCCGATCTTATTTAACCGTGAAAAACAATGGGCAGCAAAGAGAAAACGTCATTTTGCTATAAATGAAGAAGAGGCGATTCAACTATTTTCCAAATTTCTTCCTAGTATGTTAGATGAGCTACAGGGGCTAGCTGATGCATTCAATTTGACAATGGAGGATGCATTTAGGGAATTTGGTGGTTATTATGTCGATTATGAGGAAAGTGGCTGCTCTATTTTAACAGGATCCAAATTTATGATTCGAAATTATGACAGTCATCCTGGTTACTACGAAGGGCGGTATGTCATTTATCAGCCAACAGATACGGGATATGCGACGATTGGTCCTTCCATGCAAATCACAGGACGTACCGACGGGATGAATGAAAAAGGGCTTGCAATGGGCTACAATTTTATTAACCGGGTGGGCTCGGAAAATGGATTTGTCTGCAATATGATTGGCCGGATTATTTTAGAAACTTGTGCCAATGTAGAGGAAGCGATCACTTTATTGAAAGAAATTCCCCATCGTACGTCATTTAATTATGTATTGGTGGATCCTAGTGGTGAAACATTTGTTGTAGAAGCCTCGCCAAGACAGGTGATTGCTAGAAGATCGAATATTAGTACGAATCATTTTGAAGTTTTAACAGAAGAAAACCGTTATCGTACAGATGATTCTTTAAGAAGACATAAAGTATTGGAAAGTCAGCTAAGTGATAATCTAGATGTGTATGAGGCATATCAACAGTTGAACAATCAAGAAAAAGAGATATTTTCTAGCAAATATGATGCTTCTGCGGGAACAATACACACATCTGCTTATCTTCCAAGAGAAAAGAAGGCTTTGTTTGCAATTGGTGGCAATCGAATGCCAGTTATCTTTGATTTTAGTCGCTTTTTAGATGGTGAAAGAATAAATATTAAACAAATCAAAGGTATGCTTAGTTATCATACACCTTTTGTCAATATGGATCGAATTTACGACTCCTAG
- a CDS encoding dihydropteridine reductase: MQIYWTKINKIIEETPEVKTFLLDCPEGYTWEEGAHIHLALEGFNAGDKPNRRLIRHMSISTLPNENSIGITTRIKEQCSEFKAILRNLDVGDEMAIFKTHSNVPLKREDKNVYLLSSGVGLATFRPLVLDYFERADNVNKIHSLNVDSSKDFLFTNIFESAPDKKFASQFVDNRKDYYEEVKNLAADKDGLFYVVGSDEFLVQNIEVLLEQGIKPDQIMLDKHARQLPEFLSSDLSI, encoded by the coding sequence ATGCAAATATATTGGACTAAAATAAATAAGATTATTGAAGAAACGCCTGAGGTTAAAACTTTCCTGCTCGACTGTCCGGAAGGTTATACATGGGAAGAAGGTGCTCACATCCACTTGGCACTGGAAGGTTTTAATGCTGGGGATAAACCGAACCGCAGACTGATTCGCCATATGTCAATCTCAACTTTACCAAACGAAAATTCAATCGGTATCACAACACGCATCAAAGAGCAGTGCTCTGAGTTTAAAGCAATTTTAAGAAATCTTGACGTAGGCGATGAAATGGCCATCTTTAAAACGCATTCGAATGTACCGCTAAAAAGAGAAGATAAAAATGTTTACCTGCTGTCATCAGGTGTCGGCCTAGCAACATTCAGACCGCTTGTACTTGATTATTTCGAACGTGCTGACAACGTCAATAAAATTCATTCCCTGAATGTTGATTCATCAAAAGATTTCTTGTTCACCAATATTTTTGAATCCGCACCCGATAAGAAGTTCGCATCGCAGTTCGTCGATAATCGTAAAGACTACTATGAAGAAGTAAAAAATCTAGCCGCAGACAAGGATGGGCTCTTCTATGTTGTCGGCAGCGACGAATTCCTCGTTCAGAACATTGAAGTACTGCTTGAGCAGGGCATCAAACCGGATCAGATTATGCTCGACAAGCATGCTCGACAACTGCCTGAGTTTTTATCATCCGATTTGTCAATTTAA
- a CDS encoding GatB/YqeY domain-containing protein produces MLKTIVFEKLKNAMREKDTLAKGVLTLVKAALDSAEKEKGAALSTEEEVAIVNREIKQTNQALEGAQKAKREDLIEKEEAKLVLLKSFLPAQLSEEEIVTTLTEAGITKGMNMGEAMKIAKPLLAGKTDGGTMSKVVKSLI; encoded by the coding sequence ATGTTAAAAACAATTGTATTCGAAAAACTAAAAAATGCCATGAGAGAAAAGGATACGCTCGCAAAAGGAGTACTGACATTAGTAAAAGCAGCACTCGATAGCGCAGAAAAGGAAAAAGGTGCAGCTCTTTCAACCGAAGAAGAAGTGGCAATCGTCAACCGCGAAATCAAACAGACCAATCAAGCGCTAGAAGGCGCACAAAAAGCAAAACGCGAAGATCTAATAGAAAAAGAAGAAGCGAAATTGGTTCTGCTTAAAAGCTTTTTGCCTGCACAACTGAGCGAAGAGGAAATTGTAACAACATTGACAGAAGCAGGAATCACCAAAGGCATGAACATGGGAGAAGCCATGAAAATCGCAAAACCATTACTTGCCGGAAAAACAGACGGTGGAACAATGTCAAAAGTTGTGAAAAGTTTAATTTAA
- a CDS encoding protein kinase, protein MKLDEYVKLLKYFDRILWDRKSTETGWNYNGLMLDAYFDMSILSIDYLDIEDYFDSYSNFKFNEIEYLYDQFKDINEDKRIKLIEGILNIFKHSTYNKEFSDSIFEKSIRFLKRNDIEVNNPPNGLLQLSNDDIIDRGSYCIIKKVKKGILRKELNPIYSNNQDFQRRMKYEFENMYKLRDCPQVLNVFSYDPETFSYLMERADKNLFEYLGKEVDISFEEKMKIIYDVLHGMKYAHENNIIHRDLHLGNVLKLGNDFVLCDFGLSKDESIERSLKSTATVKNNHLFVDPLAIGDFTKLDKKSDIYSLGKLIDYVFTTGSTDIEHLLTFVVEKCTSRNKFKRYDAVDEILNDIEIKLNHRSNDFDKKIVLEKIQNEILDMQVTEFINSLVQADRICDYIVENNLQSFGKVILQFEQVDQIEILQAIDNKYVESTGYGQFQNYDIFTNIAYFICNNIEEGNVYSIAYDILSGCAQYRYSAADYLEIIDKRNL, encoded by the coding sequence ATGAAACTGGACGAGTATGTGAAGCTACTTAAGTATTTTGACCGTATATTGTGGGATAGAAAATCTACTGAAACTGGTTGGAATTATAACGGCTTAATGTTAGATGCCTATTTTGACATGTCTATTTTATCTATCGATTACTTAGATATTGAAGACTATTTCGACAGCTATTCAAACTTCAAGTTCAATGAAATTGAGTATCTCTATGACCAGTTCAAAGATATAAACGAAGATAAAAGAATTAAACTAATAGAGGGCATCCTTAATATCTTTAAGCATTCGACATACAACAAAGAGTTTTCTGACAGTATTTTTGAAAAGTCGATTAGATTCCTTAAAAGGAACGATATCGAGGTGAACAACCCTCCTAACGGCTTATTACAACTATCTAATGACGACATTATCGACCGAGGTTCATACTGTATTATTAAGAAAGTGAAAAAGGGGATTTTAAGAAAAGAATTAAATCCTATTTACAGCAATAACCAAGACTTTCAAAGAAGAATGAAATACGAATTTGAGAATATGTACAAACTCCGGGATTGTCCACAAGTTTTAAACGTGTTTAGCTATGATCCCGAAACCTTTTCTTATTTAATGGAAAGGGCCGATAAAAACTTATTTGAATATCTCGGTAAAGAAGTTGATATTTCATTCGAGGAAAAAATGAAGATAATTTATGACGTATTACATGGAATGAAGTATGCTCATGAAAATAATATCATTCATAGGGATTTACATCTTGGTAATGTGTTAAAATTAGGGAATGATTTTGTACTGTGCGATTTTGGGCTAAGTAAAGATGAATCAATTGAGAGAAGTTTGAAGTCAACAGCAACCGTGAAAAACAATCATCTATTTGTAGATCCTTTAGCAATAGGGGATTTTACAAAACTTGATAAAAAAAGCGATATATATTCATTAGGTAAACTGATAGATTATGTATTCACGACGGGTTCCACAGATATTGAACACTTGCTGACATTTGTAGTTGAAAAGTGTACAAGTAGAAATAAATTCAAACGGTACGATGCTGTTGATGAAATATTAAATGATATAGAAATTAAATTAAATCATCGAAGTAATGATTTCGATAAAAAAATCGTCTTAGAGAAAATTCAAAATGAAATATTAGATATGCAAGTCACAGAATTCATTAATAGTTTAGTTCAAGCCGATAGAATTTGTGATTATATAGTCGAAAATAATTTACAGTCATTTGGAAAGGTTATTTTGCAATTTGAACAAGTCGACCAAATTGAGATATTACAAGCCATTGATAATAAATATGTCGAGTCAACCGGTTACGGTCAGTTCCAAAACTATGATATTTTCACCAATATAGCATACTTTATTTGTAACAATATTGAAGAGGGTAATGTCTATTCTATAGCTTATGATATTTTAAGTGGTTGTGCCCAATATAGATATAGCGCCGCAGACTATCTAGAAATTATCGATAAGAGGAATCTTTAA
- a CDS encoding type IA DNA topoisomerase yields MKTVILAEKPSQAKAYAEAFTIKSRHKTHIELAQSQLFPQGAFITWGIGHLVELKEPKAYDARWNRWTLGSLPILPERYEFQVAKGKYAQFQAVKKLILSASTIINACDVDREGSNIFYSIFNQTGARNKTIKRLWINSLEIDEIRKGFMNLRDNEKDLLLYEEAKARQISDWLVGMNGSRLYTLLLKAKGYEQVFPIGRVQSPTVYLIYERLKEIENFVSEPFFEVDALFTAEKGSYKGKAKVKTKTREEIVELLKKHNIQPNSPGVITSVQQKDKRIPPPQLHSLSTLQAAANRRWKMSPANVLKTMQNLYEKKLVTYPRTDSRHITTSEFAYLVDQVEDYQSLIKQPFPIHSRQPKKRYVDNAKVKEHYAIIPTKKVPTEAALAKLPPNERKLYEEIVRTTLGIFHTDYLYTETKITTDINKLPFFTTGKTERDLGWKALFPSSKKEKEETLPPLRQNEPVNSKIAIHEGKTTPPKPYTEGQLITLMKTCGKFVEDNEETEILKEIEGLGTEATRSGIIETIKKHGYIQVTKNIVSLTDKGRILCEAIEGSLLASPSMTAKWETYLRKIGNGDGAADHFLSNIEKFLDSLIQNVPGQIESATFQVKSIPSTAKSPRRNVEVAPCPTCKKGMIVTRKGFYGCTAYKDGCKQTFPGFFLKKKITPTQVKHLCTKGQTNVISGFVAKNGNKFNASLKLEGQKLNLEFERSSS; encoded by the coding sequence ATGAAAACAGTCATCCTAGCAGAAAAACCATCCCAAGCCAAGGCTTACGCCGAAGCTTTTACTATCAAAAGTCGGCATAAAACGCATATCGAATTAGCACAAAGTCAGCTCTTCCCACAAGGTGCTTTTATTACATGGGGCATCGGACATCTTGTCGAATTAAAAGAACCGAAAGCCTATGATGCACGTTGGAATCGGTGGACTTTAGGCAGTTTGCCAATCTTACCGGAACGCTATGAATTCCAAGTGGCAAAAGGTAAGTACGCGCAGTTTCAAGCCGTGAAAAAACTAATACTTTCTGCCTCAACCATTATTAACGCCTGCGACGTGGACCGCGAAGGATCGAACATTTTCTACAGCATTTTCAATCAAACAGGCGCACGGAATAAAACGATCAAAAGGCTTTGGATTAATTCTTTGGAAATTGATGAAATTCGAAAAGGCTTCATGAATTTGCGGGACAACGAAAAGGATTTACTACTTTACGAAGAAGCCAAAGCCCGTCAAATTAGCGATTGGCTCGTTGGCATGAACGGTTCTCGTCTATACACTCTTTTATTAAAAGCAAAAGGATACGAACAAGTTTTTCCAATTGGACGCGTTCAATCCCCTACTGTCTATCTGATTTATGAACGTCTAAAAGAAATTGAAAACTTCGTCTCTGAGCCGTTTTTTGAAGTAGACGCCTTATTTACCGCTGAAAAAGGTTCTTATAAAGGAAAAGCTAAAGTAAAAACGAAAACACGGGAAGAAATTGTTGAATTACTCAAGAAACACAATATACAACCAAACTCGCCAGGCGTTATCACGTCCGTTCAACAAAAAGACAAACGCATTCCGCCGCCTCAACTCCATTCATTATCGACTTTGCAAGCAGCTGCAAATCGACGATGGAAAATGAGTCCTGCGAACGTCTTAAAAACGATGCAAAATTTGTACGAAAAAAAGCTTGTCACCTATCCGCGTACGGATTCCCGACATATTACAACGAGTGAATTCGCATATTTGGTTGATCAAGTTGAAGACTACCAATCACTCATTAAGCAACCGTTTCCGATTCATTCGCGTCAACCGAAAAAACGCTATGTTGACAACGCAAAAGTTAAAGAGCATTACGCCATCATTCCGACAAAAAAAGTTCCAACAGAGGCTGCGCTTGCTAAGCTACCACCAAATGAACGGAAACTTTATGAAGAGATTGTCCGAACAACACTTGGGATTTTTCATACGGACTACCTCTACACGGAAACGAAAATAACGACAGATATCAACAAACTACCGTTTTTCACGACAGGAAAAACAGAGCGGGATCTTGGTTGGAAAGCGTTATTTCCAAGTTCCAAAAAAGAAAAAGAAGAAACTTTACCTCCACTTCGACAAAATGAGCCCGTCAACAGCAAGATTGCTATTCACGAAGGTAAAACAACACCTCCGAAACCATATACAGAAGGTCAACTCATCACCTTGATGAAAACATGCGGAAAGTTCGTCGAAGACAATGAGGAAACAGAGATATTAAAAGAAATCGAAGGTCTTGGAACCGAAGCGACGCGAAGTGGAATTATCGAAACGATAAAAAAACACGGTTATATTCAAGTAACCAAAAACATTGTATCTCTAACCGATAAAGGACGTATTTTATGCGAAGCAATTGAAGGCAGCTTACTCGCCAGCCCTTCGATGACGGCTAAATGGGAAACCTATTTACGAAAAATCGGCAATGGCGATGGCGCCGCTGATCATTTTTTAAGCAATATCGAGAAATTCCTAGATTCATTGATACAAAATGTTCCAGGGCAAATTGAATCCGCAACTTTCCAAGTGAAATCTATTCCCTCGACGGCTAAATCGCCAAGAAGAAATGTCGAAGTCGCTCCTTGTCCGACGTGCAAAAAAGGTATGATTGTCACTCGAAAAGGATTCTATGGATGCACCGCATACAAAGACGGCTGCAAGCAAACATTTCCAGGGTTTTTTCTGAAAAAGAAAATCACGCCAACACAAGTGAAACATCTATGTACAAAAGGTCAGACAAACGTCATTAGCGGATTTGTTGCAAAAAACGGCAATAAATTCAATGCTTCTTTAAAGTTAGAAGGACAAAAACTTAACCTGGAATTTGAGAGAAGTTCTAGTTAA